In Mercurialis annua linkage group LG5, ddMerAnnu1.2, whole genome shotgun sequence, a single genomic region encodes these proteins:
- the LOC126679730 gene encoding protein DOWNY MILDEW RESISTANCE 6-like — MTENEIDPSFIQNLEQRPKFNPIPQLEEQIPIIDLSASSPSEIQHLVSEIGDACRIYGFFQVINHGVPSELRRETEKVAKALFDLPIEEKRKVKRNEVDPMGYYEGEHTKNVRDWKEVFDYLVIDPTLIPASDDPNDQELRSLTNQWPQFPSQFREICEEYTKQVEKLAFKLLELISQSLGLPADHFNGYFKDQISFSRINHYPPCPAPHLALGVGRHKDGGALTVLAQDDVGGLQIALRSNGDWIPVNPIPNAFIINIGNCLQVWTNDEYWSAEHRVVVNSEKERFSMPFFFFPSHYVQIKPLDELIDDQNPPKYKEFNWGKFFASRNRSDFKKQNEDNVQIDHFKAS; from the exons ATGACTGAGAACGAGATTGATCCATCATTCATTCAAAACCTAGAACAAAGACCTAAATTCAATCCAATTCCGCAACTCGAAGAACAAATCCCGATCATAGATCTCTCAGCTTCAAGCCCTAGCGAAATTCAACACTTAGTTTCAGAGATCGGAGACGCTTGCCGGATATACGGATTCTTCCAGGTGATTAACCACGGAGTACCGTCGGAGCTCCGTCGCGAAACGGAAAAAGTTGCCAAGGCGTTGTTTGATCTGCCGATAGAGGAGAAAAGGAAGGTGAAGAGAAATGAGGTGGATCCTATGGGTTATTATGAAGGTGAACATACCAAAAATGTTAGGGATTGGAAGGAAGTGTTTGATTATTTGGTGATTGATCCTACTTTGATACCTGCTTCCGATGATCCGAATGATCAAGAGCTTAGAAGCTTGACTAATCAGTGGCCTCAATTTCCTTCTCAATTCAG GGAAATCTGTGAAGAATACACTAAGCAAGTGGAGAAACTAGCTTTCAAATTATTGGAACTAATTTCCCAGAGCTTAGGCTTACCAGCTGATCATTTCAATGGCTACTTCAAGGATCAAATCAGTTTTTCTAGGATCAATCACTACCCTCCTTGCCCTGCTCCGCACCTTGCTCTCGGTGTAGGCCGACACAAGGACGGCGGAGCTTTGACTGTTCTTGCTCAAGATGATGTTGGAGGACTCCAAATCGCGTTGAGATCGAATGGAGATTGGATTCCTGTTAACCCAATTCCAAATGCATTTATCATCAATATTGGTAATTGTTTGCAG GTGTGGACTAATGACGAATATTGGAGTGCAGAGCATAGAGTAGTGGTAAACTCTGAAAAAGAAAGATTTTCAATGCCATTTTTCTTTTTCCCTTCTCATTATGTGCAAATTAAGCCTCTAGATGAGCTAATTGATGACCAAAACCCTCCAAAATACAAGGAGTTTAATTGGGGCAAGTTCTTTGCTAGTAGAAACCGTAGTgattttaagaaacaaaacgaGGACAATGttcaaattgatcattttaAGGCTTCATAA